The following are encoded in a window of Candidatus Zixiibacteriota bacterium genomic DNA:
- a CDS encoding dockerin type I domain-containing protein codes for SNYFEEGVALSGDVDIISRAYDNHNWDSWKNIPYSLEYSISGDSSIPWTNSVRFSQAFGTYDDYAMYDYVIYKDDAICNTFNHIPNDEQAFYFVLTNTDGDTITEISDSQAAWQTANFHNGQYVVRVKASDRSWNSAVDSMTVTVANYFTLSGHVGLGDGNPYPAGTIVTVVPGGKSDTTDTAGNYSIPLVDGGSQMITFSRPGYETIDTVVMMNQARQIDVVLAIGNYLCGDANNDNIVNIRDITFLINFLYKSGPPPLVYRALDVNSDSIANIRDVTYLINYLYKNGPNPDCP; via the coding sequence AGTAACTATTTCGAGGAGGGCGTTGCACTCAGCGGCGACGTGGATATTATCAGCAGGGCGTACGACAACCACAACTGGGATTCCTGGAAAAATATTCCATATAGTCTAGAATACAGTATCAGCGGGGACTCCTCGATTCCCTGGACAAATTCGGTCCGCTTCAGCCAGGCCTTTGGTACTTATGACGATTATGCGATGTATGATTATGTTATCTATAAGGATGACGCTATATGCAACACTTTCAATCACATTCCGAATGATGAACAGGCCTTCTATTTTGTACTCACCAATACCGATGGCGATACCATAACGGAAATCTCAGATTCTCAAGCTGCCTGGCAGACAGCCAATTTTCATAATGGCCAGTATGTGGTTCGGGTCAAAGCCAGCGATCGCTCCTGGAACAGTGCCGTCGATTCCATGACCGTAACCGTCGCCAACTATTTCACCTTGAGCGGACATGTCGGCCTGGGTGACGGGAATCCCTACCCGGCCGGGACAATCGTTACGGTCGTTCCAGGCGGGAAGAGTGACACGACCGACACGGCGGGCAACTATTCGATTCCGCTGGTTGATGGCGGTTCGCAGATGATTACTTTCTCGCGGCCGGGGTATGAGACGATCGATACGGTGGTGATGATGAACCAAGCGCGGCAGATAGATGTGGTTCTGGCCATCGGAAACTATCTCTGCGGTGACGCCAACAACGATAACATTGTCAATATCAGGGATATAACCTTTTTAATCAATTTTCTCTACAAGAGTGGTCCACCGCCGCTGGTTTACCGGGCGCTTGATGTCAACAGCGACAGCATTGCAAATATAAGGGATGTGACTTATCTGATTAATTACCTTTATAAGAATGGTCCGAATCCGGATTGCCCATGA